The Belonocnema kinseyi isolate 2016_QV_RU_SX_M_011 chromosome 10, B_treatae_v1, whole genome shotgun sequence genome has a window encoding:
- the LOC117181036 gene encoding iron multicopper oxidase fer1-like — translation MGSACKFCRQNNTDQLLNVPTCQCIEADGADRTILSINRLLPGPSIQVCQGDMIIVDVENKAEGLEVILHWHGLFQKDSQYYDGVPMVTQCNIQTGDTFSIEVVRHQCMSVYNLRAMTIFVKPLYYLIDAQSLNLKPQGKGDPRFVLMPVSRRDSLDAKCQN, via the exons ATGGGAAg TGCCTGCAAATTTTGTCGACAAAACAATACCGATCAACTATTAAATGTACCAACTTGCCAATGTATTGAAGCTGATGGCGCAGACAGGACAATTCTATCAATCAATAGATTGCTTCCTGGACCCAGTATTCAG GTTTGTCAGGGTGATATGATAATAGTAGACGTAGAAAATAAAGCAGAAGGTCTTGAAGTTATATTGCACTGGCATGGGCTTTTTCAGAAGGATTCCCAGTATTATGATGGGGTTCCAATGGTAACCCAGTGTAATATTCAAACAGGAGACACATTCag TATCGAGGTGGTTCGTCATCAGTGCATGTCCGTATACAATCTTCGAGCGATGACAATTTTTGTGAAACCGCTGT ACTATCTTATTGATGCTCAATCCTTAAATTTGAAACCGCAAGGCAAAGGCGATCCACGATTCGTCCTCATGCCGGTTTCAAGACGAGATAGCCTGGACGCCAAATGTCAAAATTAA